A window of Castanea sativa cultivar Marrone di Chiusa Pesio chromosome 1, ASM4071231v1 contains these coding sequences:
- the LOC142622297 gene encoding origin of replication complex subunit 2, producing MEANNDIEDMEEEEEFGFSRNYFLAKELGSSGKKSTRKLSEINLVDEQELRAAASNIEPKHEKEVVALTNSYKSLYSKWVFELRCGFGLLMYGFGSKKALIEDFASTALTDYSVVVINGYLQAINIKQVVIALAEVLWDQLKSKRATSSGNLPKAQQPFNSRSMDDLLAFLNGSEAEDKDCFICVVIHNIDGPALRDSETQQYLAQITACSCIRIVASIDHVNAPLLWDKKMVHTQFNWCWYHVPTFAPYKVEGMFFPLILAHGSTAQSAKTAAIVLQSLTPNAQSVFRVLAEYQLSHPDEEGMPINNLYTVCRERFLVSSQVTLNSHLTEFKDHELVKTRRHSDGQDCLYIPLMTEALEKLLMEINQ from the exons ATGGAGGCCAACAATGACATTGAAGATATGGAGGAAGAGGAGGAATTCGGATTCTCGAGAAACTATTTTCTCGCGAAAGAATTGGGAAGCTCGGGAAAGAAATCCACTCGCAAGCTCTCTGAAATTAACCTCGTCGACGAACAG GAACTGAGGGCAGCGGCGTCTAATATTGAGCCAAAGCACGAGAAAGAGGTCGTGGCTTTGACGAACAGCTACAAGAGTTTGTACTCCAAATGGGTTTTCGAGCTAAG ATGTGGTTTTGGCCTTCTGATGTATGGATTTGGATCTAAGAAAGCTTTGATTGAAGATTTTGCTTCAACCGCGTTGACTGACTATTCTGTAGTTGTAATCAATGGCTATCTTCAAGCAATTAATATTAAACAG GTTGTGATAGCCTTAGCTGAAGTTCTATGGGATCAATTGAAAAGCAAACGAGCGACTTCTTCAGGGAACCTGCCTAAAGCTCAACAGCCATTTAATTCTCGGTCCATGGATGATCTTCTTGCATTTTTGAATGGATCAGAAGCAGAGGATAAAGATTGTTTCATATGTGTTGTTATTCACAACATTGATGGACCTGCATTAAGAGACTCTGAAACTCAACAGTATCTTGCGCAAATAACTGCTTGTTCTTGCATCCGTATTGTTGCTTCAATTGACCATGTGAATGCACCTCTTT TGTGGGACAAGAAGATGGTTCACACACAGTTCAACTGGTGTTGGTATCATGTTCCGACCTTTGCACCATACAAGGTTGAAGGAATGTTCTTTCCTTTAATTCTCGCACATGGCAGTACCGCTCAAAGTGCCAAAACTGCTGCAATAGTTTTGCAGAGTTTGACACCCAATGCCCAAAGCGTTTTCAGAGTTCTTGCAGAATATCAGCTGTCTCATCCTGATGAAGAAG GGATGCCAATTAACAATTTGTACACAGTCTGTAGAGAGCGTTTCCTGGTCAGCAGCCAGGTTACATTGAACTCCCATTTGACAGAATTTAAAGATCATGAATTGGTCAAGACCAGAAGGCATTCGGACGGCCAGGATTGCTTGTACATCCCTCTCATGACTGAGGCACTTGAAAAACTATTAATGGAGATTAATCAATAA